Proteins encoded by one window of Corynebacterium amycolatum:
- a CDS encoding FAD-binding oxidoreductase, with amino-acid sequence MSNKLTIPYRMRWWGWGVDGNDKPITAASEKLLQREIGMSLDANNPPRNIADVTISDSRLSNEDVEALGAIIGADAVATDHDTRVKHAVGRSYPDLVRLRAAKLDVAPDAVVLPKTEKHIEDLFKVCAERKIAVVPFGGGTSVVGGVEAIDGGMGKAIAVSMTAFNKIIDIDKVAGTVTAQTGVFGPDLEKELSKAGFTAGHFPQSFEYSTVGGWVSCRSAGQESSGYGRIDRNVIGMRVVTPAGTMEFRDMPSSASGPNPRELFLGSEGTLGIITHVTIALNQRPQKEMLFDTYFFNSFEEAAEELRKLEQSGNIPHLARISDEKETLFGLTQLGSASMSEKVTKYLKLRGIDTPCMVIFGFAQTDPVGARVTRERLAGRLLTKKCVRMGSIPGMAWVNHRFSSPYLRDVMMTRRVGVDTLETATTWDNAATLRREIASAMETAGEKHGTPVYVFCHISHMYESGCSLYFTYFFRETEGEILQQWMDIKSAASEAIMKFGGTITHHHGIGQDHSPQYYEENTELFAKVMRAIKDELDPAGILNPGKLATGPRSLEERYDGNMI; translated from the coding sequence ATGTCTAACAAGCTCACGATTCCGTACCGCATGCGCTGGTGGGGCTGGGGTGTTGACGGCAACGACAAGCCAATCACCGCGGCCAGCGAGAAGCTCCTGCAGCGCGAAATCGGCATGTCATTGGACGCAAACAACCCGCCGCGCAATATCGCCGATGTCACCATCTCCGATAGTCGCCTCAGCAACGAGGATGTCGAGGCCCTGGGGGCTATTATCGGCGCGGATGCCGTCGCCACCGACCATGACACCCGTGTCAAGCACGCGGTCGGCCGCTCCTACCCCGACCTGGTTCGCCTTCGCGCAGCCAAGCTCGATGTCGCCCCAGATGCTGTTGTACTACCGAAAACTGAAAAGCATATCGAGGACCTGTTCAAGGTCTGCGCTGAGCGCAAGATTGCAGTCGTCCCCTTCGGCGGCGGCACCTCGGTCGTCGGCGGCGTGGAGGCTATTGACGGAGGCATGGGTAAGGCCATCGCAGTGTCCATGACCGCCTTTAACAAGATCATCGACATTGACAAGGTCGCTGGCACCGTCACCGCCCAGACCGGCGTTTTCGGCCCCGACCTGGAAAAGGAGCTGTCCAAGGCCGGCTTCACCGCTGGTCACTTCCCGCAGTCCTTCGAGTACTCCACTGTCGGCGGTTGGGTTTCCTGCCGCTCCGCAGGCCAGGAATCCTCTGGTTACGGTCGCATCGACCGCAATGTGATTGGCATGCGCGTCGTCACGCCAGCCGGCACCATGGAGTTCCGCGACATGCCGTCGTCGGCATCCGGCCCAAACCCGCGTGAGCTTTTCCTGGGGTCGGAGGGCACCCTGGGCATCATCACGCATGTGACGATTGCCCTAAATCAGCGTCCGCAAAAGGAGATGCTCTTCGACACCTACTTCTTCAACTCCTTTGAGGAAGCCGCCGAAGAGCTGCGCAAGTTGGAGCAGAGCGGAAATATCCCGCACCTAGCGCGCATCTCCGACGAGAAGGAAACGCTGTTTGGCCTCACTCAGCTGGGCTCCGCCAGCATGTCCGAGAAGGTCACAAAGTACCTGAAGCTGCGTGGCATCGATACCCCGTGCATGGTGATTTTTGGCTTCGCCCAGACTGATCCGGTCGGCGCCCGCGTCACCCGTGAGCGCCTGGCCGGTCGCCTGCTGACCAAGAAGTGCGTCCGCATGGGCTCCATTCCGGGCATGGCTTGGGTTAACCACCGCTTCTCCTCGCCGTACCTGCGCGATGTCATGATGACCCGCCGCGTCGGTGTCGACACCCTGGAGACCGCCACCACCTGGGATAACGCCGCTACACTGCGCCGCGAAATCGCCTCCGCAATGGAAACCGCTGGCGAGAAGCACGGCACCCCGGTGTACGTCTTCTGCCACATCTCGCACATGTACGAATCCGGCTGCTCGCTGTACTTCACGTACTTCTTCCGCGAGACCGAGGGCGAGATTCTCCAGCAGTGGATGGACATCAAGTCCGCGGCATCAGAGGCCATAATGAAATTCGGCGGCACCATCACGCACCACCACGGCATTGGCCAGGATCACAGCCCGCAGTACTACGAGGAGAACACCGAATTGTTCGCCAAGGTCATGCGCGCAATTAAGGACGAACTCGACCCCGCTGGCATCCTCAACCCGGGCAAGTTGGCTACCGGCCCGCGCTCCTTGGAAGAGCGTTACGACGGCAACATGATCTAA
- a CDS encoding isochorismatase family protein — protein MNASFSEIYRQVNAGNADNADNESDTSNDAGSEEQQRPARPRMALIVVDAQNDLSAGGALAVDGAEAAYTATYLHVAGTANKYSVLATTRDNHIAPGTHFSETPDYVDTWPKHCVAGTPGAEIHPGMQRAIAFFEQLNPAAVRIDVTKGEYAAAYSGFEGTTEADVSLADALRASDIEEIDVVGVATDHCVRATVLDGLKEGFSVRVLSNQVAAVDPERGKAALAELAAAGATVV, from the coding sequence ATGAACGCTTCCTTCTCCGAAATCTACCGACAGGTCAACGCGGGCAACGCCGATAACGCGGACAACGAGTCAGATACCAGCAACGATGCCGGCTCCGAGGAACAACAACGCCCGGCGCGTCCCCGCATGGCACTGATAGTCGTCGACGCTCAGAATGATCTTTCCGCCGGCGGCGCACTTGCCGTCGACGGTGCTGAGGCAGCGTACACCGCTACCTATCTGCATGTCGCGGGCACAGCGAACAAGTACTCGGTTCTTGCGACCACCCGTGACAATCACATCGCCCCAGGCACTCACTTCTCTGAAACCCCGGATTACGTCGATACCTGGCCGAAACACTGTGTCGCAGGTACCCCGGGTGCGGAAATTCACCCCGGCATGCAGCGCGCTATTGCGTTTTTTGAGCAGCTCAACCCCGCTGCTGTGCGCATCGATGTTACGAAAGGGGAGTACGCCGCCGCCTACTCCGGTTTCGAGGGAACAACGGAGGCTGACGTTTCGCTTGCCGACGCTCTCCGCGCCTCTGACATCGAAGAAATCGATGTGGTGGGTGTTGCGACTGACCACTGCGTCCGCGCCACTGTGCTGGATGGTCTCAAGGAGGGTTTTTCCGTCCGCGTTTTGAGCAATCAGGTCGCGGCGGTGGACCCGGAGCGCGGCAAGGCTGCACTAGCGGAATTGGCCGCGGCGGGCGCGACTGTGGTGTAG
- a CDS encoding diacylglycerol kinase, whose protein sequence is MNANDKDLSYPLGTTKIRTLALVTNPHAGHGASQIASARASRVFADRGIDVIALQGANPDDARKLIREVIADGRIDALAVCGGDGMINLAMQEQAQTGIPLGIIPAGTGNDHGREYNLPRGNARDAAHVIADGFWTTTDLGRITSATGDRRWFGTIMCASFDSIVSDRVNQMTWPHGRNRYNLAIVREFLAFHSLPFRITLDDHRVLEDPITLAAFGNTRSYGGGMKICPSADHSDGLMDITVIGKAGRIKAALAFKSVFDGTVEKIGEVSTYRAKKAYVEYIGPPRQMNAYADGDLMFPMPVTVEVVPGAGRYIVPRP, encoded by the coding sequence ATGAACGCTAACGACAAAGATCTCAGTTACCCGCTGGGAACAACTAAGATTCGTACCCTCGCTCTGGTCACTAACCCCCACGCCGGTCATGGCGCCTCGCAGATTGCCTCAGCTCGGGCAAGTCGAGTGTTCGCGGATCGCGGTATCGACGTCATCGCTCTACAAGGTGCTAACCCCGACGATGCCCGCAAGCTCATTCGTGAGGTCATCGCCGACGGCCGAATCGATGCCTTGGCAGTTTGCGGTGGCGACGGCATGATTAACCTCGCGATGCAGGAACAGGCACAGACCGGCATCCCCCTCGGTATTATCCCCGCTGGCACCGGAAACGACCACGGCCGTGAATACAATCTGCCGCGTGGCAATGCTCGCGATGCTGCTCATGTTATCGCCGACGGTTTCTGGACAACCACTGACCTCGGCCGCATTACGAGCGCAACAGGGGACCGGCGCTGGTTCGGCACTATCATGTGTGCCAGCTTCGACTCCATTGTCTCCGACCGCGTCAATCAGATGACCTGGCCACACGGCCGCAACCGCTACAACCTGGCCATCGTCCGCGAATTCTTGGCTTTCCACTCCCTGCCATTTCGCATCACGCTTGACGACCATCGGGTTCTCGAAGATCCCATCACGCTGGCCGCTTTCGGCAACACCCGTTCTTACGGCGGTGGTATGAAGATTTGCCCGTCTGCAGACCACTCCGATGGCCTGATGGACATCACCGTCATTGGCAAGGCCGGACGGATCAAGGCCGCCCTTGCTTTCAAGTCCGTATTTGACGGCACCGTTGAAAAAATCGGTGAGGTCAGTACCTATCGCGCTAAGAAGGCTTACGTGGAATATATTGGCCCGCCACGCCAGATGAATGCCTACGCTGACGGTGACCTCATGTTCCCGATGCCAGTTACGGTGGAAGTCGTTCCAGGCGCTGGCCGCTACATCGTTCCCCGTCCGTAA
- a CDS encoding acid phosphatase, producing the protein MSSLKPHKRIATRTRVGAATAAVAVVMGLTPATAVAAPVNPLAELGNRLDSVSDLPANVAAPEGIKLPGGGLEVPDSISLPSSSGENTDPNAPKPTSYRPDQIARAYPSDAATDNWFYFYVVHPFVELEKSHPEVMDQNLETVVRINNAAKNDPQAQELALDDDYLDPLANISTAFGASLGQHFRDAYDEDRLPKVKALLSGNLARGGGLVSSTFFEKYVYGYDRPFVVAPERIERYYREGQDDPYSTTPSYPSGHTNKAAWTSTLLALMLPEVAPQIQARASEAGHSRLVMGVHYPLDVMGGRMMGNQAAADRWADPEFRPLIEEAMDELRTELEYRCGDTIANCVAKDTPYMSTAAAVQQYTERMTYDFKQVGPANEPVVVPKRYAGLLETRFPQLTEEQRNSILAQTAIPSGYPLDRTDGEGQHVRMNLARALAANVVVNADGSVTVTN; encoded by the coding sequence GTGTCTTCTTTGAAGCCGCACAAGCGCATTGCAACTCGTACTCGCGTCGGCGCTGCTACCGCAGCAGTGGCAGTTGTAATGGGGCTTACGCCGGCAACGGCCGTGGCAGCTCCGGTCAACCCGTTGGCCGAGCTGGGCAACCGCCTGGACTCTGTTTCTGATCTCCCAGCTAATGTGGCCGCTCCAGAGGGAATTAAGCTGCCCGGCGGTGGCTTGGAGGTCCCGGATTCCATTTCGCTGCCATCATCTTCCGGGGAAAACACCGACCCGAATGCGCCGAAGCCAACCTCGTACCGCCCGGACCAGATTGCGCGCGCTTACCCATCGGATGCCGCCACCGATAACTGGTTCTACTTCTACGTTGTGCATCCTTTCGTGGAGCTGGAGAAGAGCCACCCAGAGGTCATGGACCAGAACCTCGAAACGGTCGTCCGCATTAACAACGCTGCCAAGAATGACCCGCAGGCACAGGAACTCGCTCTTGATGACGACTACCTAGACCCACTGGCCAATATTTCCACTGCTTTCGGTGCAAGCCTGGGTCAGCACTTCCGTGATGCCTACGATGAGGATCGGCTGCCGAAGGTGAAGGCCCTGCTGTCCGGCAACCTTGCTCGCGGCGGCGGTCTGGTCAGCTCGACCTTCTTCGAGAAGTACGTCTACGGCTACGATCGCCCGTTTGTGGTGGCGCCGGAGCGCATCGAGCGCTACTACCGCGAAGGCCAGGATGACCCGTACTCGACCACGCCGTCCTACCCGTCGGGTCACACCAACAAGGCTGCATGGACTTCAACCCTGCTGGCCCTAATGTTGCCGGAGGTTGCGCCACAGATTCAGGCGCGTGCGTCCGAGGCCGGTCATTCTCGCCTTGTCATGGGCGTCCACTACCCTCTGGACGTCATGGGCGGCCGCATGATGGGCAACCAGGCCGCAGCTGACCGTTGGGCAGACCCAGAGTTCCGCCCACTCATCGAAGAAGCAATGGATGAGCTGCGTACGGAGCTCGAGTACCGCTGTGGCGACACCATCGCCAACTGCGTTGCCAAGGACACCCCGTACATGAGCACCGCAGCTGCCGTTCAGCAGTACACCGAGCGCATGACCTACGACTTCAAGCAGGTTGGCCCGGCTAATGAGCCAGTTGTTGTTCCGAAGCGTTACGCAGGGTTGCTGGAGACTCGCTTCCCGCAGTTGACTGAGGAACAGCGCAACTCCATCCTTGCTCAGACTGCAATCCCATCCGGTTACCCGCTCGACCGCACCGACGGTGAGGGGCAGCACGTTCGCATGAACCTGGCTCGCGCTCTGGCCGCCAACGTTGTTGTCAACGCCGATGGCAGCGTCACTGTCACCAACTAA
- a CDS encoding gamma carbonic anhydrase family protein: MMNTPLILTYQDKTPRIHSSAWIAPGAVIIGDVEIGADSSVFYGSVLRGDVAPIRIGQRTNIQDNSTVHVDRGVPTILGDDVTVGHMALVHGTTVEDGCLIGMKSTLLSRSHIGAGSLIAAGAVVLEDQVIDPRSLAAGVPAKVRRQLSAEEAEGFIAHAGRYVETASNHRHLREVDLDMVTFN; the protein is encoded by the coding sequence ATGATGAACACTCCGCTCATTCTCACCTACCAAGATAAGACCCCACGTATTCATTCCAGCGCCTGGATTGCGCCCGGCGCGGTCATTATCGGTGATGTCGAAATCGGTGCGGATAGCTCCGTGTTCTACGGTTCTGTTCTCCGAGGTGACGTCGCACCGATTCGCATTGGCCAGCGCACCAATATTCAAGACAACTCCACGGTCCATGTCGACCGAGGCGTGCCCACAATTCTCGGCGATGATGTCACCGTCGGACACATGGCTTTGGTCCACGGCACCACGGTTGAAGATGGTTGCCTCATCGGCATGAAGTCCACCCTGCTTTCACGTTCCCATATCGGCGCTGGCAGCCTCATTGCCGCAGGTGCCGTGGTATTAGAAGATCAGGTCATCGACCCCAGATCACTGGCTGCAGGCGTTCCCGCCAAGGTGCGTCGTCAACTCTCGGCTGAGGAAGCAGAGGGCTTCATCGCCCATGCAGGGCGTTATGTGGAAACAGCGTCCAACCACCGCCACCTCCGCGAGGTCGACCTGGATATGGTGACTTTTAACTAG
- a CDS encoding MalY/PatB family protein yields the protein MSVNNAVTFPSLDKLRSRGTVKWTAYSPDVLPLWVAESDATTCPAVSAAIDEACQREQFGYLSQDITALTTATADFSAARYGWRPNPDNIFAVADVVRGVTLAVERFTRPDSAIVVPTPAYMPFFQVGPALGRETVCIPTLADGPDLSALERAFADGAGCLILCNPNNPLGFTYSPEKLREITDLAARFGARVISDEIHGPVVLNGTHTPTASVSDTAAAVTITVTATSKGWNTAGLKCAQIIFNDEDAKTWLELPFIVREGASILGVAAATAAYRDGVPWLDNFINVLRTNRETLRTRLSTIAPQARFTPPQASFLAWLDLGDVPGVDSDDPAAWLVENAKIALNPGFAFGEGGAGHVRLNFATSPEILSEALDRLDAALRL from the coding sequence ATGAGTGTAAATAACGCTGTCACATTCCCCTCCCTCGATAAACTCCGCTCCCGCGGGACAGTCAAATGGACCGCATATTCCCCGGACGTGCTGCCACTGTGGGTCGCCGAATCCGATGCCACAACCTGCCCTGCGGTCAGCGCCGCAATCGACGAGGCGTGTCAGCGCGAACAGTTCGGATACCTCTCGCAAGACATCACCGCGCTTACGACCGCAACCGCGGACTTTTCCGCAGCACGCTACGGATGGCGCCCGAACCCCGACAATATCTTTGCAGTCGCCGACGTCGTCCGCGGTGTCACGCTCGCGGTTGAACGCTTCACCCGCCCCGATTCTGCAATTGTCGTCCCCACTCCTGCCTATATGCCGTTCTTCCAGGTAGGTCCCGCGCTGGGACGCGAGACAGTGTGCATTCCCACGCTTGCCGACGGCCCAGATCTCAGCGCCCTCGAACGCGCCTTCGCCGACGGTGCCGGTTGCCTAATCTTGTGTAACCCGAATAACCCTCTCGGCTTTACCTACTCCCCCGAAAAACTGCGTGAGATTACCGATTTAGCCGCTCGCTTTGGTGCACGAGTTATCTCAGACGAGATTCACGGCCCAGTAGTTCTAAATGGCACTCACACTCCAACCGCGTCGGTGTCGGATACCGCGGCGGCCGTGACTATCACAGTGACTGCTACCTCGAAGGGCTGGAATACCGCTGGCCTCAAGTGTGCGCAGATTATCTTTAACGACGAAGATGCCAAAACCTGGCTTGAGCTGCCCTTCATTGTGCGCGAAGGCGCCTCTATTCTTGGTGTCGCCGCTGCCACCGCCGCCTACCGCGATGGTGTGCCCTGGTTGGACAACTTTATCAATGTCCTGCGCACCAACCGTGAGACTCTGCGAACACGTTTGTCCACTATTGCGCCGCAGGCTCGCTTTACCCCGCCGCAGGCATCATTCTTGGCGTGGTTGGACTTGGGTGACGTGCCTGGTGTTGACAGTGATGACCCAGCTGCGTGGTTGGTTGAAAACGCCAAAATAGCACTAAACCCCGGCTTCGCATTCGGCGAAGGCGGGGCTGGGCATGTGCGGCTTAACTTTGCGACCTCCCCGGAAATCCTCAGTGAGGCCCTGGACCGTCTCGACGCGGCCCTGCGCTTGTAG
- a CDS encoding DUF808 domain-containing protein, whose translation MAGGLVALLDDVATIARAAAATTDDIAAAAGKASAKAAGVVVDDAAVTPKFVDGVSPKRELPIIWRITKGSLVNKIVIILPIALLLSQFLPWALTPILMLGGSYLCFEGMEKVWEKIKHRISPDQTEQERMEAATNRTPQNEDSLVKSAIFTDLILSAEIMVISLNEVADQPLLNRALILIVVALIITLAVYGVVGFLVKIDDIGLHLQSKESAGISKFGAALVKAMPIVLNTIGIIGTFAMLWVGGHIMVVGLDELGWHLPYQLVHNLEQLFTGGFLGWLANTTGSLIFGTIWGAIIVAIVAVLPFDHGKHDKSDQENAAKASAKES comes from the coding sequence ATGGCAGGCGGACTTGTCGCGCTGCTTGACGACGTTGCCACGATTGCACGGGCTGCAGCGGCAACAACAGACGATATTGCGGCTGCGGCCGGCAAAGCTAGCGCTAAAGCCGCCGGTGTTGTGGTTGACGACGCTGCGGTGACGCCTAAATTCGTCGATGGTGTCTCGCCGAAACGCGAGCTGCCGATTATTTGGCGTATCACCAAGGGCTCCTTGGTAAATAAAATTGTCATTATTCTGCCGATTGCGCTGCTGCTCAGTCAGTTTCTGCCTTGGGCGCTGACGCCGATTTTGATGCTCGGTGGCTCATACCTGTGCTTTGAGGGCATGGAAAAGGTCTGGGAGAAGATTAAGCACCGGATCTCTCCCGATCAGACTGAGCAGGAACGGATGGAGGCGGCGACCAACCGCACACCGCAGAATGAAGATTCGCTGGTGAAGTCTGCAATTTTCACCGACTTAATTCTCTCTGCGGAAATCATGGTGATTTCTCTCAATGAGGTCGCTGATCAGCCGCTGCTCAACCGCGCGCTGATTCTTATCGTGGTGGCACTCATCATCACGCTTGCGGTCTACGGCGTGGTGGGCTTCTTGGTCAAGATTGATGACATTGGCCTGCACCTGCAGTCCAAGGAGTCAGCCGGTATCAGCAAGTTTGGTGCGGCGCTGGTCAAAGCCATGCCAATCGTTCTGAACACGATCGGCATTATCGGCACGTTTGCCATGTTGTGGGTCGGTGGCCACATCATGGTGGTCGGTCTCGACGAGCTGGGCTGGCACCTCCCCTACCAGCTAGTCCACAACCTTGAGCAGCTGTTTACCGGCGGCTTCCTCGGCTGGTTGGCCAACACCACCGGCTCACTGATTTTCGGCACCATCTGGGGTGCAATCATTGTGGCGATTGTCGCCGTGCTGCCATTCGACCACGGCAAGCACGACAAGTCTGACCAGGAAAATGCAGCGAAGGCCTCTGCCAAGGAAAGCTGA
- a CDS encoding 3-hydroxybutyryl-CoA dehydrogenase, whose protein sequence is MANSISRVGIVGAGQMGSGIIEVCAKAGSDVKVWEAKEEFLESGRARIEKSLDKAVSRGKLEQSARDEILGRISFTTKLEDFADRELVIEAIVENPEVKASVFSQLDEIVESDDAILASNTSSLPIQSIAAATKRPERVMGLHFFNPVPVLPLVEHVVTLTTGDVQSERAYEYASEALGKTVIRAKDRSGFIVNALLVPYILGAIRMLQDGIATAEDIDAGMVNGCAHPMGPLTLADMVGLDTIKFIADAMFDEYKEPTYAAPPLLKRMVEAGHFGRKSGRGFYDYSK, encoded by the coding sequence ATGGCAAATAGCATCTCGCGAGTAGGTATCGTCGGCGCCGGTCAGATGGGCTCCGGAATTATTGAGGTCTGTGCGAAGGCCGGTAGCGATGTCAAGGTCTGGGAGGCCAAGGAAGAGTTCCTTGAGTCCGGTCGCGCCCGTATTGAAAAGTCGCTGGATAAGGCCGTTTCCCGTGGCAAGCTAGAGCAGTCTGCACGTGACGAGATTCTGGGGCGTATTAGCTTCACCACCAAGCTGGAAGACTTCGCTGACCGTGAACTGGTCATCGAGGCCATCGTGGAGAACCCGGAAGTAAAGGCCAGCGTCTTCTCGCAGCTCGATGAGATTGTTGAGTCGGACGATGCCATCCTGGCTTCCAACACCTCCTCGCTACCAATTCAGTCCATTGCTGCAGCCACCAAGCGCCCGGAGCGTGTCATGGGCCTGCACTTCTTCAACCCGGTTCCGGTTCTGCCTCTGGTAGAGCATGTCGTTACTCTGACGACCGGTGATGTTCAGTCGGAGCGTGCGTACGAGTACGCTTCCGAGGCGCTGGGCAAGACCGTCATTCGCGCTAAGGACCGCTCGGGCTTCATTGTTAACGCTCTGCTGGTTCCGTACATCCTCGGCGCTATCCGCATGCTGCAGGACGGCATCGCTACCGCAGAGGACATCGATGCCGGCATGGTCAATGGCTGTGCGCACCCGATGGGTCCGCTGACTCTGGCCGACATGGTTGGTCTGGACACCATCAAGTTCATTGCCGATGCCATGTTCGATGAGTACAAGGAGCCGACTTACGCGGCACCTCCGCTGCTCAAGCGCATGGTTGAGGCGGGTCACTTCGGCCGCAAGTCCGGACGTGGCTTCTACGACTACTCCAAGTAG
- a CDS encoding putative quinol monooxygenase produces MIFIVVNYQVKPEFADEWMDHVAEFTAATRAEAGNKWFEWSRSVEDPNQYILVEAFDDDAGEAHVNSEHFAKGLEAMKPLLAETPKIVSQVLPDKQDWDRMGELQVD; encoded by the coding sequence ATGATTTTTATCGTTGTGAATTACCAAGTTAAGCCGGAGTTTGCCGACGAATGGATGGACCACGTCGCCGAGTTCACCGCTGCCACCCGCGCAGAGGCTGGCAACAAGTGGTTTGAATGGTCCCGCAGCGTAGAAGACCCCAACCAGTACATTCTCGTCGAGGCATTCGATGATGACGCTGGTGAAGCCCACGTCAATTCCGAGCACTTCGCCAAGGGGCTGGAGGCGATGAAGCCGCTGCTCGCTGAGACCCCGAAGATTGTCTCGCAGGTACTGCCAGATAAGCAGGACTGGGATCGCATGGGCGAGCTGCAGGTCGACTAA
- a CDS encoding glycerol-3-phosphate dehydrogenase/oxidase produces the protein MTATHAPQRDRSAAVLNKARRQADLNRLREDTAKGAIPDLLVIGAGITGVGIALDAASRGLNTVLVESKDLAFGTSRWSSKLAHGGLRYLASGNVGIARRSAIERGALLDVTAPHLVHNLPQVVPVMDKFAPLTRILPRLGFLAGDFLRIIAGTSATTLPLSRTVGSRRVSQLSPTVRKREVRFGYVNYDGQLRDDARLVTAIARTAASYGATILTRVRCETASGTSATLIDELTGDSFELPAHAVVNATGVWAAELATNIKIRPSRGTHLVLDAAKLGNPTGSLTVPVPGHTNRFCFVLPAEHNRVYIGLTDEDAPGSIPDIPEVPEDDIVFLLDVINQALEVPLTRGDVIGAFAGLRPLIDAGEAHTADLSREHALLEAPNGLISITGGKLTEYRLMAEQTVDKVEEKLGVSLAPCSTRTIPVLGSEPEELDRARTAAAAGRIPMPLFNRYGAESFEVIESCPLDRPLAPVAEGLDVTRAEFAWHVTHEGALSVDDILDRRTRLGLVKADREAALPAAEEALRLT, from the coding sequence ATGACTGCCACGCACGCTCCTCAGCGCGATCGCTCAGCTGCGGTTTTGAACAAGGCTCGTCGGCAAGCGGACTTGAATCGTCTGCGCGAAGATACCGCTAAGGGCGCGATCCCTGATCTGCTGGTCATCGGCGCCGGTATCACTGGTGTCGGCATCGCTTTAGATGCAGCATCGAGGGGTTTGAATACCGTTCTCGTCGAATCGAAGGATTTAGCTTTCGGTACCTCTCGTTGGTCGTCGAAGCTCGCCCACGGCGGCCTGCGCTACCTTGCCAGCGGCAATGTCGGTATCGCTCGCCGCTCAGCTATTGAACGTGGTGCGCTGCTCGACGTCACCGCTCCGCACCTGGTGCATAACCTGCCGCAGGTCGTACCGGTGATGGATAAGTTTGCACCGCTGACCCGAATTTTGCCACGGTTAGGCTTTTTGGCCGGTGACTTCCTGCGCATTATCGCTGGTACCTCCGCCACTACCCTGCCGCTGTCCCGCACTGTCGGTTCCCGCCGAGTCAGCCAGCTTTCGCCGACCGTACGTAAGCGCGAGGTGAGATTCGGCTACGTCAACTACGACGGTCAGCTGCGTGACGACGCACGCTTGGTCACCGCTATCGCTCGAACTGCCGCTAGCTACGGTGCAACTATTCTGACCCGGGTGCGCTGCGAGACTGCCTCTGGCACGAGCGCCACACTAATCGACGAGCTCACTGGCGATTCCTTCGAGCTGCCTGCTCACGCTGTGGTCAATGCCACTGGTGTGTGGGCAGCCGAACTGGCGACGAACATCAAGATTCGCCCATCTCGCGGCACACACCTGGTTCTCGACGCCGCGAAGCTAGGCAACCCTACCGGCTCTCTCACGGTACCGGTGCCCGGTCACACCAACCGTTTCTGTTTTGTCCTGCCCGCAGAGCACAACCGCGTCTACATCGGCCTGACAGATGAGGATGCACCGGGCTCGATCCCGGATATTCCGGAAGTACCGGAGGATGACATCGTTTTTCTGCTCGATGTCATCAACCAGGCACTCGAGGTTCCGCTCACTCGCGGCGATGTCATCGGCGCTTTCGCCGGCCTGCGTCCACTTATCGACGCCGGCGAGGCACACACCGCTGACCTCTCTCGCGAACACGCCTTGTTGGAGGCCCCGAACGGCCTGATTTCCATTACTGGTGGCAAACTCACCGAGTACCGTCTTATGGCTGAGCAAACCGTGGATAAGGTCGAAGAGAAGCTCGGTGTTTCGCTTGCCCCGTGCTCTACCCGCACGATCCCTGTGCTGGGCTCCGAGCCGGAGGAGCTCGACCGCGCTCGCACCGCTGCCGCTGCAGGCCGTATCCCGATGCCGCTGTTTAATCGCTACGGTGCCGAATCCTTCGAGGTCATCGAATCCTGTCCGCTCGACCGACCGCTCGCCCCGGTAGCGGAGGGTCTCGATGTCACCCGCGCCGAGTTCGCCTGGCATGTGACGCACGAGGGAGCTCTCAGTGTCGACGATATTCTCGATCGCCGCACACGTCTGGGGCTGGTCAAGGCTGATCGCGAAGCTGCCCTGCCAGCTGCTGAGGAGGCACTGAGGCTGACCTAG